GCGGGCACCGGCGGTGATCTGCTCGACGAGTCCGATGAGCTCCCGAAACTCGTCCACCCCGATCTCCGGGGTGAGGGCCGACCGCTTCTTCTCGAGGGCGACGACGGCGGTGTTCAGCTCGTCGATGTCTTCGTCGAGCCTCTCCGGGGAGGCGAGATCGTCCAGGCTCCACCGTCCCCGCACGGAGGTCATCCTCCCTCCCCCACGTTCCCGGCGAGTCCGATCTTATCCGCCACCTCGCGCATCCCCATGATCACGTCCTCGAACAGGTCTTTTAGGTCCATCCCGAGCATCTCCGCCCCCTTGGCGATCACCTCACGGTTCACCCCAGCGGCGAACGACTTATCCTTCCACTTCTTGGCGACCGACTTCGGCTTCATGTCGAGAACGCTGCGCGACGGCCGTACCAGGGCGACCGCGGTGACCAGCCCGGTCAACTCGTCGATCGCGTAGAGGACCTTCTCCATCTCCTCCACCGGCTCGACATCGGTGACCAGTCCCCAGCCGTGCGACATGATCGCCCGGATGTAATCCTCTGGCCAGCCCCGCTCCTCCAGGATCTCCTTCGTCTTCTGGCAGTGCTGATCCGGATAGCGCTCGTAGTCGAGGTCGTGCACAAGCCCGATGATTCCCCACTTCTCCTCGTCGGCGCCGCGCTTGCGCGCCATGTAGCGCATCACCCCCTCGACAGCAAGGGCGTGCTTGAGCAGACTCTCGGACTGGTTGTACTCCTTCAAAAGGGCCCATGCCTCTT
The sequence above is a segment of the Candidatus Bipolaricaulota bacterium genome. Coding sequences within it:
- a CDS encoding HDIG domain-containing protein; this translates as MDTHVPTREEAWALLKEYNQSESLLKHALAVEGVMRYMARKRGADEEKWGIIGLVHDLDYERYPDQHCQKTKEILEERGWPEDYIRAIMSHGWGLVTDVEPVEEMEKVLYAIDELTGLVTAVALVRPSRSVLDMKPKSVAKKWKDKSFAAGVNREVIAKGAEMLGMDLKDLFEDVIMGMREVADKIGLAGNVGEGG